DNA from Rhipicephalus sanguineus isolate Rsan-2018 chromosome 11, BIME_Rsan_1.4, whole genome shotgun sequence:
AGCCGCGGCCCTCGTAGATGCGGCCGTCACCTCCCACGAGGAAGTTGTAGCCTATGTCTGGCCAGCCTGCACGCAATAATTCACACTGCCCTTGAAGGGAAATCGATTACGAGCTTGCGAATAGTCGGATATTTGAAACAGATGCGCTGGTGTGAGTTTAGTTttctaatggtgaattccattggcggattcggagtggccgacgaactctacaccggagcactccactccgtggagagcatccgaaggaaatctgccaatggagcacaagcgccctcgccagagcaaacggtagggggcgctagcgcacatctgcttcgcaagcgcccactattcctcgcggttcgcgcagtcttcgccttcacgggcgccagCGGATAGAACGGGCGtggtcggacagcgcatttcatcgcacacacggtacgccacgctctgcgcacgagcggggagcttgcgacttccggtagaatccgccgcttttcgcggagtagagagagctgctccgtggagtggatctggcgccggagctgctccagatctgccaatgaaacatacagggagcactctcaatccgccaatggaacagacttgctccgaatggagcagaaaaactgctaccgccaacctgccaatggaattcaccataagtgAATAGCCTGCTCTATGTTGCGTCTCTTCCGCAAATCTCACAGCTGCTCTCCTTCCATTTGTAAACCATTTACTACCTGAATTTGTTGTATTCCATTCGTGTCATCTTCGGATTCAGGTCTCTGCGATATCACTCAACTATACGTGCTCGATTAAATTTCGTCATTATTTTATTCGCATTCGATGAGGGGCTTACATTTACGACTAATATGGGACAGAGTCTTTGTTCATTGCAACGCTGCTGGTGCTTTACAAGAGTTTGATTTGgttaaaaaaaagtgcagcaattTATAGACACATTTGGTGTGGTAAAGTAGGGAAGAAGGAGGACAAAAGCGAAATTGCGTAAAGCCATGGTTACTCTACAGAAAGTGAAGCTGTCGGAAAGTTAAGCTGTCAGTTTATaaggttttctttctttatataggGGCATATTTCATTAAAAACATAAGGAAGAACTGAGTATTGAGCTTGGCAGGTCACAGGCTCACAGGTCGCTGACCCTTAAAAGTGGACGCTCATAGAAGTTAGAACCCATCCAGATGGAACATTTTACACATTTGGGACTGCTTACGGTTGGCATTCATATGGTGGTTCTGGTGACTTCGTATGAGTCTGCTACAACTACTCTTGTCCTTGCACTGGGGTCCTGTGGTGTGGTGTATGAAGACGTATTGCGCCCGAGGATTCCTCATGGCCACCTGTAATCTCGGACGCCGTGCTCCCCAATCCTTGCGGGACACTATGGTGACGCCCGGACACCGCAGGGCACCTGCAATTAAGACGAGGCTTAAGTTCTGGGCTGGCTCCGGTTACTGTCCTCAAGTACATATAATGCTCACGATTATACCCACTAAGCAGAAAACTACTGAATCTACTTTATCATCCTCATCATCAACCCGACTGCGTCGACTGCAGGGCAAATGCTTCTTCGTGTTTCGCTAACTAAGCCGGTAATGCActtgctgcggccgcgttatcCCAGCAAACTTATTGGTCTCATCAGCCCACCTAACCTTCTTattccccctcgcgcgcttgccttttcTTGGAATCCAATCTGTTACTCTTTATGACCACCGGTTACCtcgccttcgcgctacatgccctacCCATGCCCATTTCGTCTTCTTGATTTCTACTACAATGTCCTTAACAAtcgcttgttccctgacccacttcgCTCTCTTCTTGACCCTACACCTGTCATTTTTCtgtccatggctcgctgcgtagTCCTTAATTTACGTTGAGcccttttcgtaagcctccagggtTCTGCCCCGTATAGGCGAGTGCCGGTTAAATGCATGCTGCTGTATACCTCTCTCTTGAAGGATATTGGTGAACTACCTCTCATGATCTGAGATTGGCCGCCAAGTGCGCTCCACCCCGCGACTTGAAGAACATTGTATAACGCACTGAACATGTACGATGTACTGAATCTGAATTCGTGAATTCAAGTGGGGCGCGCTCAGGAGAAAGAAATCTTACATTGGACACCATCTGGCAAGTAACCACTTAGTGTATCACCATGTCTGACTTAACGCAAACACGTTCTACGCATGATGCTTTTAAGGAGAGTCAACTTCTTAAAAGAAAACTTGTGCGGCTGCGCTCGTTCGCCTGTATTGAAATCAACATCTTTGCAATATGGAATCTTTCGCGGATTGTCGTAAAATGTTTAGACCGGCTTAGCTGCCAAGAATGAATTCGTTTGGGAAAACACGCAAACATGAAGACACTGTTTCGTGCTAGAagcattgcttcagtttttttaatCTAGTCTACAAATCTCGCTTGAGGTAGTGAAATGGTGTTGGCGTAATCCTGGTTGTTCTTATAGTTCGCCTAGCATCTCCTTCTAACTGCATTTCGAACATCGTTTGAAgacctgtgtgtttttttttttttttttgaaaatatcACCAATAATGCGTAGGATAAGAAATATGGCCAAATTTACGAATACGTCCCCCTGAACAAAGGCCAGACATCGTTATTTTATAAACTCAGGAGAAATACCGGCAGACTGGCGCATAGCTCGTGTTGTGCCGGTACACAAGAAGGGAGACCGTGAAATAGTTTCAAACTACAGGCCTGTATCTATTACCAGCACAAGTTGCAAGCTTTTGGAACATATTGTCGCTGGTTTCATACACGAGTTCTTGAAAGATCACAATATACTGACACCTTTTCAGCACGGATTTAGAAAAGGACTCTCTACAGTGACTCAATTAGTGACAACCGTGCATGACTTTTCCCAAGTACTTGATTTATCCGGGCAACTAGATGTGCTGTTTCTGGACTTCAGCAAAGCATTCGATAGGGTCCCACACGGAAAGTTATTATATAAACTGGAAAAAATCGGACTACCCATGGGTATTATACGGTGGATTTGTGCTTACCTGACGGACAGAGAGCAGTTTGTTGATGTCCAAAGTTGCAGCTCTGGTGCCCGGCCGGTCTCCTCAGGAGTTCCTCAGGGCAGTattgtttttaatttatgttaatgatataATAGATGTTATCCCTGCAAATGTGTCCATTCGGTTATATGCGGATGATAGTGTTATATATAAGGAAATAGTGTCACATGATGATCATGAAGAGTTGCAGAGATGTCTTGTAGCAATTTCTGAGTGGTGCTTGAATTggggaatgcagctaaatgcggAGAAAACCGTACTTTTGCGCGTAACAAGAAAAAAGTCTCCCAGTGAATTTCATTATCAGCTTGAAAACAGAACTGTAGCCGAAGTTGAAATATATAAGTATCTTGGCGTTACTCTTACCAATAAACTAACATGGAAAACACATATTTCAGATATCTGCTCAACCGCCTTAAAGAAGCTGTGGTTCGTAAAGAGGAAGCTTAAACACGCGCCTATAAGAACTAAAATGTTAGCTTATAATGCAATCGTAAGATCAAAATTAGAATATGCTGCTGAAATCTGGGACCCACAAActaaaaatgacattttgaaacTTGAGCGAGTCCAGAGAAAAGCTGTGAGGTTTATATACGGAAAATATGCCAGGAAAGACTCCCCGTCCTCATTAATGTCACAAAACAGTATACAGACACTACAAACACGCAGAAAAATTAATCGTCTGGTACTACTACACAATACACTTGCTGCGAAAAATAATGTGGTTTTGCCCTCTTCGGTATGTAGGCCTACTACGAGAAAAACAAGACACACTCACGAACATTTGCTTGCGCCGATTTTTGCGCGAACAAACGCCCACAAGTACGGTTTCTTTCCTCGAACGGTGAGCGAGTGGAATTCTCTTCCTATTCATGTATTTCAATcgaacgatttcatggctgccttGACAAACCATTTTTCTTGTGAATTTTAGTGATGTCGTGGTGAGATTGCTGTTTCTTTTTACGCACTATGTACATTTCATATGGCATTGTTTACGCatgttgtattttcttttctttttttttgcttgtttgttttttctgttctgttctgttctgttctaactgttttgctgtggagaggttgaggtccatattgcctcggctactccatatcacgaagttatgcagcgaaaaaaagaataatactgaacggtacctaaacatgaacaatcactGAAACCACTTCTGtaatgcccctcctgcttgggccaaattattggcctgcagtatttctaaataaataaataaaataaataaagcgaaCAGCGTCTATTAGAGCATCATTAGCAGACCTACATTAGACGTCAACACTTGATGCTTTCTATCTTGAAGGTTGAGCGTTTACGTGGAATAATTAATAATTACGTGGAACATCACCTGCTGACATGCGATTCTGGGATTTTTCAGGAAACGAGAAATGACCTCTCTGCCATCAATAGTCATGTGCCTAATTCGAAGTGGTAAGCAAAAGATTGTTAGACTACTATTCTCAAATGAGCCATGTAAGTAGTACacgaaggtttttttttataaCGTTGAAAGAGGGCTGATGAGCGAGCTTCTACTGAAGAGTACCCATTTGTGCTGGGTGGTTCCTGACTTGGGGGAAAACAGAGCGCAATAACAATGATGTCCTTATGTGATTTGTTCCTTCAATCCTGCATCTATTAATCATATACCGTAGTAGCGTTTGTTTAGAAGATAGGCTAACATTAGATTGGGCTCCTTCAATAAAAAGGAATGCTGCTGAATCCCGAATTTGAAAGCTCTAGGATCCTCAAGTACGACACGAGCAGCAACTTCGCGGTCACCATTTCGCAGAAAGCTAACTCTTCTATTTGTAGCTCTGCAAAGTTATACTTCTCTATTTGTTCGGCTCTTATAGATCCTTAGGCCTGTAAACCAAATATCAATTACGGCGTTAGTTTCTACAGCCTGTATTTAACACGACCAGCAAATTTCATTTTCCGCAAACTCGAAAACAAAAACTGGCATCAAACCTGTCGGGAATGTTACGCACTCCATCGGCCAGTTCAACGAGTGTTACCGGTTTCACCAAGGATGCCCGCGAGCAGCAGGATCGTGACCAGGGCTTCTGCCGCGAGTGATCGCCCCATGGTATAGGCTCTCCTCATGGGCTCCTCGACGTGAAGCCTCCTCAGTCGTCGCGGTTGGACGACGGGTATTGGGTACTGGTTCTAATCGTGAAGTACACTTCCCGCAGGACTCCAAGCTGCTGCGTTTTCAATAAGCAGATGTTGTCGGAGCTGGATTTCTGGAACGGATTCGACTTGGAGTTCCTCTTGTGGAACTCCAAGCAGCACTGCGTTTGCACTCTGCATTAATTGAGCTTACAGGGCTCAGCCTATGGTTAACCTCCcagtctttctttttgtctttcttcaccTCCTCCTCTTGTCTCGCTTACTTGAATTTCAACTTCCTATTACCACAAGTACACAACATACATAAAAAACGAGGATGGTTGGATAAAAGCTGCAAAATAGGAGCTTGGCAAGTCCCACATCCCCGTTGGGAGACACAGAAATACATATCCTTTGGACAGACATCCCATCCGAATATTTGAAACCTTAATCGGAAATATAGACAATAATtataattattgttggggtttcacgtccaagagccgcgatatgactatgagggacgccgtagtggagggctccgaaaatttagagcagctgggattctttaacgtgcgcctagatGTAAGTAtacgcgcctctagcatttcaccttcatcgaaatgcagccgccgcggccaagattcgatcccgcgaccttcggttcagcagtcgagcaccataacggcTAAACTATACCGAGGTGGGTGGAAATATAGTTACAGCAAGGAGAAATGATACAGGGCAACCACTGGTGATGAAAGCCAGTTCACAAGGAcaatccttcaaataaaaaaaaaattaagtaacTTATCGATCGGCAACTTTTTTATATCTTTAAAAGCACTTAGTGAACTGACTGAATTCAAGATGCTTTTTTTTCCACTAAGATCTGGTATACCGTATGTTAGTCAAGCAGCGCGGTCCGCGGATATCCGCATAACGGCGCATTATATTTGCCATTTCCATGCTAAACCTCTAAGACTCGTGCGCAGCGTATTGTAAAATGTATACTTTACAAAAACATAATTCCTCCAATATTCTCTTGAATATCTAAAAGTTTTTCGATTAAGCATGGAAAATTCCTTGGCAAATCACTCGAAAAATTCGACAGGCAGAATGAGTTGAAAATCGCATAATATTTCCGACAGACAGAATACGTTGATCAAGAGACTTCTTCTGAACGCTCCGATTACAGCTGGTCAAATGAAGTGATTATTTTTTGCGTGCCGCATTTCTTAACTTCAAAGGCttgcattttttaaaataaattctTCCTCTCGCCTTCAAAAAAGTCAgtgttaggtttcgccgctcataagtcgatcgtggagacgggacggcgcggcactgtacgtcgtacaaagcttctttctcggctctctctctgcctggtctttggctgtgcaattatcaatagaaagcaaacggcttcctttgagcagcttgtctaccccgatggccagcatgggttgcggtgaagcgaccgttctcagaggtcggcagcccgaatgtgtgggaaaatgaggagcgCAAACGtctcctgctctatgccgtcgcccaaggcgacagtatgcgtgaccccaacaacgaccggcATGTGCTTTCGGCGCGCCGACAGTAAAGCACGGTggagtcgcaacaatgcacggtccgaatgtgtgggaggcagggacacgcatacgccttttctttcccggaaccgtttaacgactggtccgcgggttcaactcgatgagtatgggaaaatggcgtgaatgcaccagggctaagataccgatgtatttcgaccgtgagtatccctgagagcgtgggataaggagagggagagccatgatgggaaagagtgccaaaacgcctgtctgcaccgtaaagacactgctgtcgagattagggacagcccagtagggagtggcttaatctgaggataaacggattggataagggaatgtcgaggcggaccaccagtggccacctccccttttctttgtttaccgcaaggtacttaagactggacggaattcgtttccctccagtctaggctgtaatcacttaactgatcaatcagtaagactccgtacgatgcaacttttgtctgggccgtaaccacttggtggccgaacagtgagactcggtccttcgtatgtagtaacagtgttctaaactctaacttaagaaaacttaagtagaagagtaagacgctgttgatgtctatgttatcatcagtgtgcttcggcaagatgtacatatgactgtaaatatttcgctgcaatataccttcaactttttattacctccaacctgcctcctgcttcatcgacgtcgatcatctccttgacgggacttcaacccacatcaaggagaaaacgaacaaggaaaaacataactgtcAGGATGTCCGCGACATTAAAAGTAATAGCTGTCGCCTCAACAACAGCCGCGCCACACCTTTTTGATGCGAACCTTTCGAACATGAACTGATATGATTGCTCATATCAAGTCAAGATAACCTTGAAAATGCGAATAACATATTTTAAACTCGGTTACTTCGGCAGATATCCAGCTTTATCTCAGCATGCACATATCTTGCCACAACTCACGTACATTTGTACTTTCAGATATAACTGAAAAATATTCGCTCTGCTCAACAAAACTGTGTAGTAAGCTAAAAATGTTTGCATTGCTCAAGCTTTGAAATTAGCAAAGGAACGTTTCGCTAATATTATACAGATATAAAGTATACATCTCATACGCACGCCATACTGCACCCTGCAACGCACTCCCCTTAAAGAGACAAGCTGAAGAAAATTATGCGTATAATGTTAGACAAAACTTAGTTGTTCAGGGCTCGCTTGAGCTGCTCGCAGCCGCCCGGCATGCGCATATGCATCGAGTTATACTTACTAACTGCACAATGACCAGCTGCTATGTGATTTctttacgcacacacacacacacacacgcacagacacacatacgcacgcacgcacgcacaaaactATCCTTTATTCTGCCACTCATTTGTTCATTGCATGCTTTCGAAAATGAGAACACAAGGAAACCTTACGTACTAAACGTACTCTCATTATTACgagtactacattaagaaaaaaaaatatattacctGTTACTCAATTTGGAAAGTCGTGACTTGCCACATagatgactctctttaaagatacttGTTAACTCGCTTTGGAGAGTCATGCCTCCTACGACTCTCCGAAGAGGATATAATGATCTCTAAAAGAGTGTTAAAAGAGTTATATGTATGCAAGTCCGGACTCTCCAAAAATAGTGACAGGATAGCTTTTTTTTAAAGTGCAGAATCACAGgcgttttcttatttttaaatgcATAACTCCGTTTGATTCGTTTTATCTGTTGTGCATTCGAGCTTCGCAAATTCACGAACGTCGCCAGCTTGACCAAAACCACCGGAAGTCTGTGCGTGACTGAAGAGCTTTTGGTgggcacaggtcggcaaactcactcatgagtcggtcGACTCACTTAGGCTTACTGCGACTCTCGCTTAAGGGTGAACATTGGGCAGAGGTAAGGTGATTATGCAACTGCCGCTTAAATAAGATGGCTATTTAGTACTATGAGCGGCACAATAGCACCTAAGCCTGTCTACTGATGATCGAGTATGTTAGGGACTGTCGTCCGCTTAGCGGCTTAGTGGCAAGCTTGATTACGTCAGCGCTCAATTCACGACTACTGTGCATCTGCATGTGCGACCCACCCAGCTAACAGGGTGTTctagctaactctagccagagtttaaaaacatgccgacgcactttatgacgacgcgaccaagtgCATGTTGCTGGCTGTTGCATGGAGTAAATCACACTATAATTGGGTGATGATTAATCAGTGTTTCAATTAGGCAAGATTGATTAATTAACTTATAAAATAACGAAGCTGGGGAAAAACTACAATGAGGGAGTTATAGAACGGTTTGCGAAATGTCCGATTATGCATGCAGTTGCTAATTTTCTGTCTGTTAAGTATTAGAGCTCTTCTGCTTACTAtaaatgcccgcgaaatacagaaGTAGATCCGGTGAAACATCGCTGCCCCATTAGGGTCAGTGTACGCACGTGCGCACGCCAATTTGTGTGACGAGTTTATGTTCTAGCACCTCGGAGCAAGGAGGAGCGGGAACACTCACGTTACGTGCAGCAGGTACAGCCATACCTAGGCCTTCCACGTGCGGATGACTTCGTCCATTGTCTGAAATGGACAATGTGTGAGAGGATGCAACATCGTCCTGCAAGTCACCGTTTATACAATGCGAGAGCTCAGAATGCGAGAGCTCAGTCTGCCGTCTCTTTAGTAATTCGTGTAACTGcgacagcaaaaaagaaaagttgatgcttttttatttctttgttaaaataTAATGTTCATTGTGAATCGGCGGACGTGTATGGTCCTTCCAACGGCAGTGCTTTGTTGTTTATGGATCTTTTTGCAGGCACGTGTAGGTCTTAAATTGATATTAAATTATTCTTAAATTACATCTTCGGTAAGCCGCATGCCAGCGTGCTGAACTGCTCATTTTTCTGCCTCGTTTTTGCCTCACAACTGCCAAAGACTGCAACGGCCTTCCCGCAGACGTTGTAGTAATTACTTATGCATTCCTGTTCCAATATCATCCATTTAATCACCACTGAAATAGCTAATCATGTGTAGGCCACGTACAATATATGTAAACTCAGTTCTTATATAATAGCTCCTGTTGGAGGTCCTTAAGGTCAGTCGACTGAACTCAACTTAATGCTAGGTAATCAGTAGGTTCTTCAGAATAATTAAGCCGTATCAGAAACACTTGCCAAGTTTGTTTCATATTGCAGTTATCTGAGAGCAGGGCCTGAGTCCACACTCAAGTAAAGATGTTAATACCACTGCTGGAAAGATTATGCATGTCTTATCTTGCCCATGTCTTAGTAATTTCAATTAATTCAGCGGTTAAATAAAATTTTGGCAAATGAGCAGTGCGTGTGGCGTGATATCGTGTGCGGTGGTTTAGACAGACATGTGCGCATTCAATGCAGGCATGTGTGTACGTGTGTattgtgcgcgcgcgtgtgtgcgtgcgtgaatAAGTGAGGGAGAGAGGAAACTAGTGGGTGCGTGCGTATGCGCGAGCCGCGTGAAAGAGGGAGGCACATGCGCTCTACATACATAAAATTCAACTTGCTCAGCTGGTACTGGCGGACTCAGTTGGTTGCACATGATCTTGAAAACGGCCACGCAAAATTTTCGGAAAATGCGGACAATGTTTAACAAGTTAAACACAATGATACACGTTGTGTGTGtcattgtctgtttgtttgtttgtccatGCTTTGCTAAAACTTTGTGCTGATCTGGTAGAGATCCCCAAATTCAAGCTGTTGTCTACACTGCACTGACCGTCAGCAAGAATAAGCCAAagtaggcccgtagccaggaggggggggggggcgaaggggcccggccccccccccccctccccgaaattttatgatacatggtgttttaccgaaaataaataatgaaaataggcttttttctcaaatagtcaaagctttcagcaagtgggccttcCCCCCgataaaaattcctggctacgggcctgaaccAAAGCATTGCGTTATCTGTTACGCTTTTTGCGTGTCTCTGCCTACGCACCTCCCTATCTTATACGATGAATCCATGCCAACTATAACTCCTCTTTCTGGCATTCTTAGCTGATATACGCAGTTCATTGGTTAGCACCGTGAGGCTGTTCTTGCTGTTGCAGCTCCGACAAATATCGTTCGCGCAACCCTCTTTTCATGTTTGTATCCATAAATTTTTGCCGacgaaggggggtgggggggtggggagggTCTTTATCAATGTCCGTACATGTGTTTGTATGagagcgtgtatatatacgcttgGAAAGGTGAAAAATTTGGGGATGGATTGCAACTGGTGGACGACCGCTGCAGATGATGCCAAAGAGAAGATCTGAGATGTAACTTGTGAGTAcgtattgttgggctagttgtttcATACTTGCACTAAAACAACGCCAGCGTACACAAGGGACCAGACGCGGTGTAGATCCAAAAGCGACGccaggagggggagagggaggccGCCACCTAaaccttacccccccccccccgttttgaTATAACTCGCTTGTCGTGGGTGCCGCTTCAGTAAGGAAagcctggcgccgcccctgtatAGTTATGTAATGACAATGATgctgatggtggtgatgatgataatgttggtgttccctccaccccccccacacacacacctctATACTCTTGTGACCCAGCGATCTTATCTTCTCAATATTTCTTTGGATTCGTCGATTTTAAATCATACCGCGACTGACGCGGACGTGTACAGACAATGCGGGAAACAGCTAGATGGGCGCACGTCATTCGAAAAAGACCCGGAAATTGAAGCTTTGTCCTTTTCCTCCTGATCCACAAGTTGAGCTTCCTGTTGTACTATCTTCTGTCATCTGCCTCAATCCTACGACAACGAGAATCGAAGCAAAAGCGAAcctgtaccaaaaaaaaaaaaaagaaagctatttcAAATCCAGACACTGTTGGcattgtggcgccatctctcaTAGATAAATGAAGGCAATAAGATCGTGGTTGTTGCCTCCGAGGTAGGCCAGTGCGACGCACCCGTCGGTGCGCTGCTGAATCTCGGAGCCTAGAAATTGATTGAGGAAGCTGCGTACAGGTGGCGCACAAGCGCCAAGTTGCGGTTCTTACGAATTAAATTTTGACTTAATCCTCCTTCTCCGCCTGTTTTAGTTCACTACAGGACTATGAACGCttccatcaggggcgtagccaaggggggaggggggttcccccccccccgaaaatttccaattttgcttgcgtatatatatatacacgcacacatacaaacgcacgcacgaacatagataaagtatggttgaaccccccccccccccccgaaaaaaatttctggctacgcccctatctTCCATTGATTCCCAGTTTACcgtatcctgtgcgagctgatttcattttatccttgcgaacttcttaatttcgtcactccatcgaACTTTCTGCATACCTCGAGGCTGGACTGCGTTTCCCATCT
Protein-coding regions in this window:
- the LOC119374852 gene encoding peptidoglycan-recognition protein SC1a — its product is MRRAYTMGRSLAAEALVTILLLAGILGETGALRCPGVTIVSRKDWGARRPRLQVAMRNPRAQYVFIHHTTGPQCKDKSSCSRLIRSHQNHHMNANRWPDIGYNFLVGGDGRIYEGRGFGREGAHTRGYNQIGIAISFLEDFKRAIPSLRMRWAVKRLIACGVRQGKIDKRYTLRGHRDANCTSCPGNLLYAIIKKWAHFKGRLKRFFC